The proteins below are encoded in one region of Reichenbachiella sp. 5M10:
- a CDS encoding chemotaxis protein CheW, which produces METVATEIIPQHVLSFGLDQEFFAVNVKNVIEIIEVPKVSKIPKAPSYMVGVINVRNHMVPLVDTRVKLGMADTNFTVDTCVIVVEIHANGQRLAVGILVDEVLEVLDLNTDEVRPAPKFETNEYERFITGMFPVEERFAMILDLDQIFSLSEIIQLETISQDELSNMEPKEGQTKEGAPLQKSSPMTQTEKQKKS; this is translated from the coding sequence GGAAACAGTAGCTACCGAAATCATACCGCAGCACGTACTCAGTTTTGGCTTGGATCAGGAATTTTTTGCAGTCAATGTCAAAAATGTCATAGAAATCATCGAAGTGCCCAAGGTGTCCAAAATACCCAAAGCGCCGAGTTATATGGTGGGAGTGATCAATGTCCGCAATCATATGGTGCCTCTCGTAGACACACGTGTCAAACTAGGAATGGCGGATACCAACTTCACTGTCGATACTTGCGTGATCGTGGTAGAGATTCATGCCAACGGCCAGCGGCTCGCTGTAGGCATATTGGTGGATGAAGTGCTCGAGGTGCTTGATCTCAATACTGATGAGGTGCGTCCTGCACCTAAATTTGAGACCAACGAGTACGAGCGATTCATCACGGGGATGTTTCCTGTAGAAGAGCGCTTTGCCATGATATTGGATTTGGATCAGATTTTTTCGCTGAGCGAAATCATCCAATTGGAGACCATCTCCCAAGATGAATTGTCCAATATGGAGCCTAAAGAGGGGCAAACCAAAGAGGGTGCACCTCTTCAAAAATCAAGTCCAATGACTCAAACTGAAAAACAGAAAAAATCATGA